TGGTCACTCTGGTTTCCCAGTCACATATAGCAGACTCAAGAAATTATTTGCCTGGCCAGGAATGAAATCTCAAGCTAAGAAATTTGTTCAGCAGTGTCAAATTTGTATTCAAGCTAAGCCAGATAGAGCTAAATACCCAGGACTTCTCCAACCCCTGCTTGTTCCTGATGGATCATGGGAAGTTATATCCATGGATTTTATAGAAGGTTTGCCCAGGTCTAAGTCCTTTAACTGCATCCTGGTAATTGTGGATAAGTTCTCTAAATATGGCCATTTCATTCCTCTTGCACATCCTTACACTGCTCTGGAAGTTGCAAAACTCTTTATGCTGCATATTTACAAACTGCATGGGCTTCCTTTGGTGATTATCTCGGATAGGGACAAGATTTTTACTAGTCAACTCTGGAACCACCTGTTTACATCTTCTGGTACACAATTGCATTTGAGTACATCTTATCACCCATAGTCAGATGGTCAAACTGAAAGGGTTAACCAATGTCTTGAAATCTATTTGTGTTGTTTTGTCCATGCAAATCCCTCCAAATGGGCCACTTGGTTACATTTAGCTGAGTATTGGTACAACACCTCTTACCACTCTTCCGTGAAGGCATCTCCGTTTGAAGTCTTATATGGTCATGCTCCTCGTCACTTTGGTATTTCTGTGGAAGCATGTGCAATCCCAGATCTGCAGGAATGGCTCAAGGAAAGAAAGTTGATGCAAGCCTTAGTGCAGCAACATCTGAATAGAGCTAATCAACAAATGAAACACATGGCAGACAAGAAAAGGAGTTTCAGGTCGTTTGCTGAAGGTGATTGGGTATATCTCAAGCTCCAACCATATGTGCAATCTTCTGTAGCCACTAGAGCTAACCACAAGCTTTCCTTCAAGTATTTTGGGCCTTTCCAGGTTCTGCAGAAGATTGGTATAGTAGCTTACAAATTACAGCTTCCTGAGACTAGTAATGTTCACCCAgtgttccatgtgtcccagCTTAAGGCAGCTTGTGGTTTTCAAGGAGACATCCAGTCTACTTTGCCTTCAGCTCTTTCTGACCTTCAAGTGCCACTCCAAATTCTTGATACCAGGGTGATCAATAAAGGTAATTCAGCTGTATCTCAGGTGCTAATTCATTGGTCTGGTACTGCAGCAGAGGATGCCACCTAGGAGGATTTGGAGGAACTCCGTGCTCGTTTTCCAGCGACTTTCCAAATTCCAAGGGGAGGGGATTGTCAAGGATCAGGCGGTACCTGACGATGTTCCATTGACTAAAGTTGGGGAGCAAAACTCTGACGAAGCTGAAGATCGTCAAGTTGGAGCTGTGCAGTCAAAGGGAGGCAATATGCGTCGTACTACAAGGCCTGTTAAGCAAAACCCCCAAGTACTGTGGGCCTAACTGGACCATGTAATAGAAGTCCATATTGTAATAGGCTAGCGTGAACAAggggaaagaagagagagataggagatatatatatatatatatatatatatatatatatatatatatatatatatatatatatatatatatatatatatatatatatatatatatatatatatatatatatatatatagcgagCTCGAGGGCAACTTGAATGGCGACCACGGtggcgtaggcggcggcggctccattCCTGTTGGAATCGGAGAAGACTACTATATTGAGTTGCCATAATTCCTTTTGCTCTAATTCTCTCGTCGTTGCAATTCTCTCTGTAATTTGGGTGTGAGTTGTGGGTTGTTGACAGTTTATGACAGATACAAACAAGCAATAAGTGATTCTTGAACCTTAATTAACTACTCGATCCGTGCACCAGCAGGGTTCACGATCAGAAGTTTGGGAATCCTCAGATTTCCAAGCAACGCACATACGCTATGTATCTATAAAGttcattctctcttctctcgtaaagctacataatctcaattatttttaacctttggatgattcatcaaAGGTGTAAATTACATCTCTTCCTCTCAAAAGGCACACCATACAACCCAATCATTTATAACATTTGGATAACTAATAAacgtaaaaaatatataaacacatgaaaaaaaatcgtataatacgtaagaaagaaaattttagaactcaTATCTACTATATTATCACACAATTCTTCCGTAGCAACGCACATGATACCCATATAGTACAATAGATGATTCTCTCTGGTTCGCATCTTCTCCACACCTCACGGCCACATGGCTCCCAAATGTGACCAATTCAACAGTTAATTAAGATGGTAAATGACGCCGGTAATTACCAAGAAACCACCTAAGCCAATATAATACTCATCCCCGACACAAATAAATAAGCAAACTGACAGAACCTATCTTAACTAATCAACTCTCCATGACACGTTTAACCAACAGCATCCTTAATAGGCTTCTTTGTTTTTTGGTTTAAGATGACTACCAGTGAGTGGTAGTGTGGTACCATTCAATTTCAGTAACATAATAGAcctcatattttgaaattagaTGACCTAAAATTGGATAAAaggaagttaagaaacaaaggAAAGCACGTGAATGAGTATATCAAGAACACACCGTTGTGCTTTCAACAAgtttaggccctctttgtttaagccggtggatttaatgtctTAAGTTTAGTGgttgagtcatacatctacctcatataagccaaaaaagcttctccaatctaacttttggcttaatagtgttagagtggcttatggctttaaaaaagccaaacggaaaagctgcttgtttgtttaggcttagacttttcgacttataagttggcttataagcctataAACAAAGGGGGCCTTATAGTGATGTCCGTTGTCTCTGCCTTTTTGAGCTTGTGTTAGAGGACGTTTTCACGGATAGGTGAATATGGTGTCCACAAATACGTCTTCCGTGTAACgggaaaaaaagagtaaaacTTAAATAAAGAACTGATGATGGTTGTCACTGTCGCCTTCCATTGACACTGACATTTTCACCACTAATAACAAGCGGGATGGTGTGATTATGATAGCTTTTGCGGTTCTCAATATATGATTGGCAACGATGCAATCTGGGATTATCTGTTACGCTCGTTACGATTTAATGATTCAAACActtcatgaaaaaaatgttcATACCAAATAAAAGTACTAAAATCTCTAATTCTACAGCTCACCAGTACCAGAGCAGTGGAATTAATCAATGCAAAGCCGGAGGAAATCAAGAAACGGACAGGAACCAAAGGAGGAGCAAATCCAGTTATCCAGAAACCAAATTCGCACCTGATTAGCCAATGAAACCACACAATaatcaaatataattatttgaGATCCTTTGTAACACGCTGGTATTATGATGGTCTATACTCCTTTGAAAAAATAGTGCtggtggcagtgaatctgccacccCACCTATTCCCATCCAATATATAAATTAGCCTTTGAGCATCTTATTATTAGAAAAACAAGCATTAAATGGAAAGCTATGTATAAAATTAAATTAGGATCAATATTCCCTTTAGCAAACATATTATTAACACATTTAATAgaagggaaaattggaaccatgccattataattttgcaaaatttgagatattattaaatatatttctatTATCCGAAGCAACACACGGATAACTGATATTTGATAAAGCTTTAATTGTTGGCCAATTGTACGACGTGAATCATAGATTACTCTTCTCGAAGTTGGATTCATTTCCATTTTATCCATGGCCACGCATTCGGTGCTGGAGATGGGATGAACATGATTTGTGGGCACTCTGCCTTCTGAGTAAGCTAAAATATGTACCAATGCATCATGCTTATAGTATCTGCAGGTGTCATAGTTGAACAATTTGTGGTCACAAAACAATCACTAGTGTAAATGCGACTTTAGTAGCATTTTTTTCATACTGTCATACGAAAGAAGATAAACGAGCTTCATTGATATGgaaatacatatacatatgtactcaaactttagaaaaataaaatgtaaGAAACTATCTAGATGAAGGTTCACCAACTATACTTTTTCCCACAAATATTATATACGTAATATACTCAAAATCGTCTGGATATATACCTCTGCAGCAACATGCAGACATGGCATACGGAATGCTTTATTTTGTTGAtgacatatttcacaaaataacCATAGAAAATTAATTATTGGCTTCCCCAAATGCAGACTTGATctctcttttgaaaaaaaaggaatcatAGAGAGGTTAAGAATTATttcaaaaaaacacacacacaaccaTATATTCGAAATCGTGTTCACATATAGCTCCACAACAATGTTTTGGAAGGACACATGTATGCCTTATTTTACCACTGGCTTATTACCACAAAATAACCACAAGAAATTAATTGTTTGCTTGCTCACGCGTAGCGTGATCTTTTTCAAGACAAAATTATTTAGAGGTTAATAATTATCATGCAACCCAATGCAAGAGTACGCATGTCTATTAATTAGACGTTGATACCACTCTTGTATTCAGAGCCGGCCGTAAAGCTTTCGGGGATGACGTCGTCGACGACACGGTAGCCACCGTTCTTGACAAGGAAGCGGACGGAGAAGGGGCCCTTGAGCGCCGCCTCACTCTTGAGCGACCAGGTGTTAGTCGACGACTCCTTGAGCGCCACCCAGTCCTTGCCGCCCTTCTCCTTGATCTCCACCTCAGAGATGGCGACGTTGGTGACGAGCTCTAGACTTTTTCCGCTAGAGCCCTCACCGACCTTGAAGGTGACCTCAGTGGCGCATGAGCCGACGACCAACAATGCCGCCACTGCCACGGCGAGCCGGAAGGAGGACAACGAGGCCATTGGTGAGCTAGCTAGTTTGTTGGTGTTGTCTTTCTTGTTTCTTGAAGGGTAGAGGGATGGATCGAGGTGTTTGGTGATCCATATTGCAGCTGGGTGTGTATTTATGGTGGCAGGGGGCAAAGAAAACCAGGCATGGATGCACGGTGCGGCATAGAGATCGTTGGCCGGCTTTTTCGTCGAGCAACTCTAATACAATTCCTATAAATAGGTGCAAACTTGGTAGTTCCGATTGTTTCACTGGTGCAGGACATGCAGACCTCTCAAAAGGTAGCTATGCATTCCCATGTTTTctctacttattttttaaattgcGAATAATAAAAATTTGTGATGTTTCGTTTATGGAGGATATGGACCAAGACACGAAAATATTAGGGGTGAAGATGCTAACGGAAAACAGAGGGGTGGTAGAGCTAACGGTCGGGAGTGATGGCCAGGCACATAGAGGGGCACCGTGTAGCATCCATAGTATATGTCACAGAGAGGCCATCAACAGCTAGATGTTGATGGAATCATGGCGGTGACAGATGGGTCATGTGCTGGCCCGTTGCGGCTCTGCTCGATAGGGGACATAGGTTAGCATTTATGGTGAGATGGGGCTGGTGCTAAGTAAATTGGTAGAGCACACCTAGGCAGCTAGCTGGATATCGAGCGGTGGCGGCAGTTGATGCAATACATTTGATAGGAATACAAGATGACAACTCGACGAGGCGTATGTGGGGAGGAACACGTGGCCTTATgaaaataatccaacaattctagGTCTTGGTGTAGATTGTACAATAAAAAAGAGTACactataaatttaattgatattttttttattggcaAGTGCACATGCTGTTACATCCATGCAAGTTGAGAGCTAGACGTGAAAGGAGGTCCATAGGCAAGCGCCGCGGAATGATGGTTGATTGATTTTGATCGGGTGGTGGGGGTCGGGGGCGTGCTTCCATTCATGCAGCGGAAGGGACATCATGCGTGTAGAACTCGCTCGAGAGGGCGTGGGAGTGAGGATGGGCTTACGATTGACGAGGGACCATAAACCACCACTACATGTTTTTAGGCCTTAAGAATTTATTAGTTCTTTACATATATAGTTTGGAACtaatggtatatatatatatatatatatatatatatatatatatatatatatatatatatatatatatatatatatatatatatatatatatatatatatatatacatatatatatatatatatatatatatatatatatatatatatatatatatatatatatatgtgtgtgtgtgtgtgtgtgtgtgtgtgtgtgtgtatatatatatgtatgtatgtatgtatatatgtatatatatatatgtatatgtatgtatatatgtatatatatatatatatgtatgtatatgtatgtatatatgtatatatgtatgtatatgtatgtatatatgtatatatgtatatgtatatatatatatatatatatatatatatatatatatatatatatatatatatatatatatatatatatatatatatatatatatatatatatatatatatatatatatatatatatatatatatatatatatatatatatatatatatatgtatatatatattctagttCCTTCTAACACGCTGGTAGTGTAAAGCTTTTTCTTCTATTTAAAGTTTGGAACCAATTGCGTATTTACTAATACAATTCCTATAAATAGATGCAAACTTGGTAGTCCTAGTTATTTCGCTGGCGCATGACAAGCAGACCTCTTAAAAAGTAGCAATGCATTCACATATCTTCTTTACTTTTTTTGTTAActtatataataaaaattaatcaCATCATCATGTTTCGTTTATGGAGGATGTGGATGACATCTATTTATATCGCCTGGGGTTAGAAAACAGGCATGGATGCACAGTGCAAAATGGAGATCGTTGGCCAACTTTCTCGTTGAGGAATTCTTATGCAATTGCTATAAATAGATGTGGTTTGGGTAGTCCCAGTTGTTTCGCTCGCGTAGAGCATGCAGATCTCTCAAATAGCAGCTATGCAGTCCCATCTTTTttctacttatttttttaacttacaAATATTGAAGACTAATCATTTCCTCATTTTCCATTTATGGAGGATGTGGACCAACGCATGGACGAATTTGTGGTCACAAAACAATGACTAGTGTAAATGCGACTTTCGTAGCATTTTTTTCTTACTGTCAAACTGAAGAAGATAAATGAGCTTCATTGATATGGAAATACATATACAAATGTACTCAAACTTTAGAAAAAACGTAAGAAACTAATCAACTAAAATGTAAGAAACTATCTCGATGAAGGTTCACCAACTATACTTTTTCCCACAAATATTATATACGTAAttgtcgggtcccaaaactaatgattcggaaaccgacatgtttaactgtatcaagccctggatcagtaaattgatacaggttcaacaatctggatcttcattgcatacatttGAGCAAGGCTTCCATGGGGATTCTCTTACATAAAATAATAGGGTATTTACAagattgtggctaactattatAGCAGAAGCTATAGAATGACTCAACTCTAGTGTTTTACTATAGACGTAAACCATCTATCTAATCTATACTTGAGAACTAAGTTAGAATGAGACTAACTTATATAACTGAACTCCCGGCTTCGATAAGAATTCCAAAATGACTCTGAAAAAgaggggttgaagcaagggtgagtacaacgtactcagcaagctattaaattcaatatgaatgtatgaaatagTGGTATTTGAGTAGGGCTATGATTACTTGCAGAAAAAGTAGAAAGCCTGTAATGATTTTAATGCAACAGTATTTAATAAAGTTTGGAATTAGGTTTCTAACCaaataccatatgagtcccaaTGCTCAaatccgtgagcacggctattcgaatatattcatttatattttactgcagtaaatgtacgctttacccgcaatccatgacgtgccaaacacattagctttgtcatggcaaagcttttcaGTTACTAACATTAgtggtacctgttccatgaactctagttcccatgcgctctgaacgtaacgttatcagcagcgagaggagtttTGGCGTTCCCGAGGTCTTTAGAGAGAACTGATTGTATGACACCATGTCATCACAATCAGGGTTCACAAACAAGTTGACGTCAATAAATCTcatatttacctgcgcctcggtaaatatcacaattgcccttcgcggcataaatttgcctcctgcgcgaggacttaagaagaaccactatacagaggtaccaccttttctagataacttaatcagctaggtctatgcccatacgagaattgcggtcgtactcgtatgttcttcacatgtacttggcagtcttatgtcggttggaacagtactagccacccggaaatcaaccatttcTACCACACTAttccaatctaagttcattatattttatgcaatctaactaggcatggctaagcaaaatctagcatataactggtttgctatatgttcaggttatgcattcaaaatcatgaatggctaatgcatagaatagagatatagaatatagggTAATTATGCTCAaggggaggaataataacttgccttgctccaacgcaaataaatccgagatagacaacctgattatccgatccTCGAAATACCACAGGTTGTCATCCAAAATACAATAGACTCTActtgaagaagaggaagaactaaattcaataaaagccataaaatAGCAAGAAAGCGATAAACGGTTAAGAGGGATAGGGTTTAGGGTATAGCCTATCTCTTTTATAGGTTATTAGGATTATTGGGCTAGTATTTCATGTGTAAGTTCTAAAGGCTTGGAGGCTAGAGGGGATTAAGCAATCAGGGTCACTTGTATTTTATGTGTGGCTTGATTGCTGAAAGGATGGGATGTATATTGGGTAATTGAACTGGTTCAACTGGTATATGGCTAGTATTAGCTGGTGGTAGGTTTAGGTAGTATAATACCTAGGGTTTGGTTATATTTAAGCCGACTACGGAATAGGGAAGCATATTGGCTAGGCTCTGTATAGGTTCTAGGAGAGTAGGTGGCTGCGTATAGTGGATAGGCGATATTGGTAGGTGGGGTATTTGGATGACGGTTGGGTTTTAACTAGCAAGGTGTTAGCTAGGGTTTAGTTGTTTAAGCCGATATTGAGGTAGGATAAatatcggctagggttttgggtgtTTGCTAGTTGTCGCTAGAGTTGGACAGTATAGCGACTAGATTTGGTATCATTTCTAGCAGGTGTCGATAGACATCATATCGGCTAGAAGAATAGTAGGTGGGTGCAGGTTTAGTGGGgtggaagtgttactccgaTAACCGTGAGTGGCGACGGAGCGGCTAGGATTACACAGAGCCCGAGAGCTAACTGTGCGGCGTGCTGTGGAGGTCGAtggaatagtgaagctccgaccgcTATACGCATCGAGGCgtggggtgccaggagcagcacttcgaccttgggtttggtttatgccgggctttacaaccaacggttcgACGTCGGGGATAGAAAACCGTgaacgtccccatggaaggcgcaaagttccaaccggcggctttttagtggctaaaaGGGTAATtgggataaaataaaatatttgaaaagcaaatataggtttaaatcaaatatttattcaaatagtatttgaataaattaagaaaattcaaataaaatattagaATAGTAAATTTGGTACCAAAAGGTAgattttgaatttagatgaatttaggtctaAGTTTCATCGGAATTGGATCTatggtttaggagatatgggttTCTAAAGATTAGGTtttgaattaaatctagaaaagATGAAAGTGCACTGTtcatgggcccacctgtcagcctttctttttctttttcctttccttcttcttcctcccgtcgtcttcctcctctcttccagCCGAGCAAacgagaggagggggaggaggggcacCAGGGCTCTGGTGGTTGGGAGGCGGCGACATCGGTGGCGGAATGTGTTCCCGAACGACGCGCATCTGGGGAGGGTGGTGTCCGGCAGGGGGAATGAGAGAGGAGACCGGAACGGCGATGGCCAAAAGCTTGCCCCGGCCGGTTTGGGAAGTAACGGTGGTGGCTAATCTTGGAAGGGGAAAGGAAGGGGAAGGTTAGGGAATGGGTTTGCCCCATCGAGGCGAAGCCGATGGCGCGAGGGCTTGGTCGGAAATAGTCCGACGAGGGAGATCGGCCGGTGGCCGGCATTGGGGACGAGAGAGAAGGATGGAGCTCGAGGCTCGGATCTGGGGGAAAAGAAGGGGCTTCGCCGGCTATTTATAGGCGGCGAAAGGAGGTGGTCAATGGCGGTTCAGAGAGGAGAAAAACAAGGGAAGCACGGCGCTGGTGGAGTGGAGGAGAAGAAAACGGCGCCGGCTCTTCTCTGTGAttggtcggcgtcggcggcgcgtcCACGCGGCGGCTCTGCTGCGtttgggcggcggaggaggtagAGGACGGCACGGCGTCGGCTTGGCGTGGTCAgcaaggcgacgacggcggctccgGGAgcagctgggcggcggcggcgcccacagTGAGGAAAGGAAtaagggagggaaattagactttcaGACTTGGGCTTAGGTGAAGGAACTTCGGCCCAAATTGAGTAGAATTGATTTTGTGTATAGATGGAATTATATTTGGAGGGAGTTTATATGTGGAGATAAATTTCGAAATAAAGATCTTCTatttatttgagtgcaatatttttAGAAGTGGGGTATGGTGGAATTGATGCACTCAAATGGGAGAGAAATTAACAATATAAttcctcaaaatatttttgggaatGAGGCAAGCAAACAAAGAGgaaaataaataggattttaGCCCCAAAATATATGGCATGGATTTTAGAGAAGTATTTGAGGCTAATAGGAATTTGGATGTGTGGAAGAGaaggataaaatatattttcttagcacaagagcaattattcatAATATTTGTAATAATACCATTCTTGTGCCGAGAAGGGATCAAGCCGTAGGAACTAAATTGGCGGTTAGATCAAAAGGAGGAATTTGGATATTTGAGATTTGGAAAGGGAACTAAGGATAGGTTTGGAATCAAAGGATGGGTCgacaattaattccaattaaaattGGAATTACAAAGAGTTGGTTTGGAGGgttttcttggaccataatttATACAAATGAAAAGGGTTTttaaactaaatttgaataagagGAAATTTTGTCGAAAGAAGGTTTTAATttaaaaccaaatcaagaaatacctcaatttaaccaaatatatttttaaatgaaaaacacaaaagaagTTAAATATCAAAGAGGGGTTTTATGCAAGTTAGTTCTAGAAGGTCCCTCTAATCATAATTTCCTAGATTTAGAAggttattaagaacataagaacCGGCATGATACATAATTAGAAAATATCTAATTTTCAGCATGTTACAGTAATATACTCAAAATCGTCTGGATATATACCTCTGCAGCAACATGCGGACATGGCATATGGAATGCTTTATTTTGTTGATggcatatttcacaaaataacCATAGAAACTTAATTTTTGGCTTCCCCGAATGCAGACTTGATctctcttttgaaaaaaaaaggattataGAGAGGTTAAGaattatttcaaaaaaaaaagcacacatGTCTATCACTTAGATGTTGATGCCACTCTTATATTCAGAGCCAGCCGTAAAGCTTTCGGGGATGACGTCATCGACGACACGGTAGCCGCCGTTCTTGACAAGGAAGCGGACGGAGAAGGGGCCCTTGAGTGCCGCCTCAC
The Oryza sativa Japonica Group chromosome 6, ASM3414082v1 DNA segment above includes these coding regions:
- the LOC4341755 gene encoding pollen allergen Phl p 2 — its product is MASLSSFRLAVAVAALLVVGSCATEVTFKVGEGSSGKSLELVTNVAISEVEIKEKGGKDWVALKESSTNTWSLKSEAALKGPFSVRFLVKNGGYRVVDDVIPESFTAGSEYKSGINV